The nucleotide window TACCATCCGCACTGCCTTCACTTGAATGACATGCTGGATAAGAAAATTTAACAGCCCCTGCTCTTCATATTTCAAAGGCATCTCAAACGTCATCAACGGTTCGATAATATGAGTTTCTAAAGAGTGGGCGTCTATAGAGCCTTCAAAAAATATGATACTCACACGTAAACCAATTTCTTTTAGTGTGAATGTTCTTATCATAAGATCAGAACTCCAACCTAACTTTTCACTTATTTCATTTATGTTGGCTTGAAGGTTATTCTGTATTTTTGAATTTCTTGTAACCATATATCCCCCAAATTTTAAAAGTTAGTATTGGTATTATAAACTATCTAAAGAAAAATTATGTATACACCTGCAGCAGCTAAAAATTGTAACAAAGATGTAACCAATTATTTCACAAAAGATATTTCTTTTAAATTCGCAATATTGTATATTTTCAATACAAGCTTTATACACAGGAGGGTTTTTATGAGAGTGAAGGGTAATTACGTACTAAAGCAAGATGTTGTGTTTTGTAGAGAGCAAGATTCATTAGAAAGTGTACTGCAGCTTTTGAATGAAACTGGCTATAGATGTATTCCAGTTTTGGATGAGACAAAAACAAAGTATGTGGGCAATGTATATAAGGTTGATATTCTAGAATACGCTGCAGCCCTTAGTGATACTGTACGCCATGTTGTGAGAGATACAAGTGCTTTTGTATATGAAGAATCCTCATTTTTTAAAGTGTTCTTTACTATTAAACGCTTACCATTTCTTGCTGTTATCGGCGAGAGCGGTAACTTTCTTGGCATTTTAACGCATTCTAAGGTATTTGCTTTACTAGAAGACGCGTGGGGCGTAAATTCTGGTGTGTATTCAGTAACTATCGGTACACAGGATTATAACGGAGCCATTCAAAAGCTTGCTAAGGTATTGAAAAAATATACAGGCATTCAAAGCTTGCTTACACTAGATAATAATGCTTTATATGTAAGACGCATGGTATTTACACTAGGCAAAGAATTTGATACATCGGAATTACAGCCTCTGCTAAAAGAACTTGAAGAAAATGGTTTTCGCATCGTACATATAGAAGAACTATAAGAGGCACATGCCTCTTTTTTTATCTAGCACATGTACACTTATTTCCGTATACTACAGGTGGGTTCTATTATTTAGAAAGGATACATTTATGGCTCTATGAAAAAAATCACTACGATTCTACTACTCCTTATAAGTATATATATTGCAATATTTTCCATTTTAAAGACTGAGCCGATGTTCCAACCTTCTAGCACTGAAACTGCCTCCCTACAGATGCAGACTAAAAAGAAAGAAATGATTCCAGCGTTTCCTCCATACGAAGACACGGTACAAGAACACACTGTAACAAATGAAGAATCTCTTCTAGTTTTAGTAAACAAAGAGCGTTTATTGCCGCCTTCCTATGTACCACAAGATTTAGTGCTACCAAACGTCTTAAGAAGTCCGGAAGCATCGACTGAAAATATTTACATGCGAAAAGAAGCAGCCCAGGCATTAGAACAATTATGTAGAGCGGCACAAGCAGAGAATCTGCAGCTGCTTGCGGTCTCTGGATATCGCTCTTATGAATATCAGCGAAAATTATATCAGCGTAATATAAAAACCCAAGGTAAAGAGAAAACACAGGCATACAGTGCTCCACCTGGAGCAAGCGAACATCAAACTGGCCTCGCGATGGATATTACATCAAAAGCTGCAAACTATCAGTTAAATGAAGCATTCGGCATGACAGCTGAGGGGCAATGGCTTATTGAACACGCCCACGAATTTGGTTTTATTATTCGATACAATGTCAGTAAGCAAAGTATAACCGGCTACGCTTATGAACCCTGGCATATTCGTTATATCGGTAATCCTTACGCCTCGTATTTGCAAAACAATAACTTAACTTTAGAAGAAGCAACAAAACAAGTTGTTGCTAAATAAAAAAATAGGGACTGCATATGCAGACCCTATTTTTTCATTTGCTGTTTCCATTCTTCCGGCCACGGTAAACTTTTTCCTGTCTTTTTGGATGCTTGCACCATAGTGCTACGTCCTACAAGACACACTTCATCTCTATCGTTTTTCACCATATAATGCAGATCAGCGGATGAAGTGCCGATGCTTTGCACTTTTACATATACCTTCAGATGTTCATCAAAAAAGACTTGCTTCAAATAATCACATTGCAAATCCGCAACTACAATCATCGCTTCTGCATCTTTTTTCGTCCATTCCTGCATGAATCGCAATTCTTTAAAAAACTCAAT belongs to Ectobacillus sp. JY-23 and includes:
- a CDS encoding thioesterase family protein, which codes for MRKIDYIEDFSTWEREFVFFMPTKVRFSETDMFGHLNNKVPFTYFEEARIEFFKELRFMQEWTKKDAEAMIVVADLQCDYLKQVFFDEHLKVYVKVQSIGTSSADLHYMVKNDRDEVCLVGRSTMVQASKKTGKSLPWPEEWKQQMKK
- the cbpA gene encoding cyclic di-AMP binding protein CbpA; this translates as MRVKGNYVLKQDVVFCREQDSLESVLQLLNETGYRCIPVLDETKTKYVGNVYKVDILEYAAALSDTVRHVVRDTSAFVYEESSFFKVFFTIKRLPFLAVIGESGNFLGILTHSKVFALLEDAWGVNSGVYSVTIGTQDYNGAIQKLAKVLKKYTGIQSLLTLDNNALYVRRMVFTLGKEFDTSELQPLLKELEENGFRIVHIEEL
- a CDS encoding D-alanyl-D-alanine carboxypeptidase family protein; protein product: MFQPSSTETASLQMQTKKKEMIPAFPPYEDTVQEHTVTNEESLLVLVNKERLLPPSYVPQDLVLPNVLRSPEASTENIYMRKEAAQALEQLCRAAQAENLQLLAVSGYRSYEYQRKLYQRNIKTQGKEKTQAYSAPPGASEHQTGLAMDITSKAANYQLNEAFGMTAEGQWLIEHAHEFGFIIRYNVSKQSITGYAYEPWHIRYIGNPYASYLQNNNLTLEEATKQVVAK